ctgcacagctattttcaggtctctccagagatgttcaattgggtttatgtctgggctctggctgggccactcaaggatattcagagacttgtcccgaagccactcatgcgttgtctcggctgtgtgcttagggtcgttgtcctgttggaaggtgaaccgtttccccagtcaggtcctgagcgccctggagcaggttttcatctattctttcccttgatcctgactagtctcccagtccctgccgctgaaaaacatccccacagcatgatgctgccaccaccatgcttttcCTCctgacgtgactcttggcattcaggccaaagagttcaatcttggtttcatcagaatcttgtttctcatggtctgagagtcctttatgtgccttttggcaaactccaagcgggctgtcatgtgcctttacagaggagtggcttctgtctggccactctaccataaagacctaattggtggagtgctgcagagatggttgtccttctggaaggttctcccatctccaaagaagaactctagagctctgtcagagtgaccattgggttcttggtcacctccttgaccaagaaccttctcccctgattgctcagtttggccagccagccagctctaggaggagtcttggtggttctaaacttcttccatttaggaatgatagaggctactgtgttcttggggaccatcaatgcttcagaaatgttttggtgcccttacccagatctgtgcctcgaaacaatcctgtctcggagctctacggccaATTccgttgacctcatggcttggtatttgctctgacatgcactgtcaactgtgggaccttatatagacaggtgtgtgcctttccaaatcatgtccaatcaattgaatttatgacagctggagtccaatcaagttgtagaaacatctcaaggatgatcaatggaaacaagatgcacctgagctcaatttcaagtcttataGCAAACTTTTCGAATACCTGTGAacataagttatttctgttgaaaataaatttctaaaaacctgttttcacgttgtcattatgggatattgtgtgtagatagatgagggAATACaattatttcatcaattttagaatacagTTATACATCCCAGATCATAATTCCAAACTGTATGATTAGTATAATTCATAAAGAATCCATCAACCAGATTTTTAAATCTCTGTTTGCTAAATGTATCATTTTCTGGCAGGCAAGATAGCAGTAATATAAGGGCAATTCCACAAAAAACAGAATTACTCAGAGTTTtccctttaaaatgtatgtcaaacaaaaacattGATTGCAAACCTCACACATCTATGCACAAGGACttgttttaacaatttccactgaacattttacaaaaacacaggaCAATTAttttaccatggaattgcccataATCAAACTGGTCCAATGTCTAAAGGTCCAAAGTTTAGCCTCACAGGGTGTCATGCAATCTATgcgtagtgggtgcggagtcaggcgcaggaagcagagGGTAAAGAACAATGTTTTATTCCGGCGCAGGGAAAATGGTCACGCCAAAACACCAGGCGCAAATAACAAGACAGGCCCAAAACCAGGACCCAACCAGTCCGGaggaaaaaataaaggaaatcgcacaaacatgaacagaggaaaaataagcccgcacaaagagcaggcgggcataccggcttaaatagcccaactaaaacctaaacaagaaacaggtgtaaccaataagacaaaaacaacagaaaagggaaaaagggatcggtggcagctagtagaccgatgacgacgaccaccgagcgctgcccgaacaggaagaggagccaccttcggtgggagtcgtgacacagACCAATATTTATATTGGTCTCCTTTAACTTCATATTGGCTGGATAAACATGATGGACAGGAGGCTGATCCAATAGGAGAAATTGGAGATGAACAGCACGATTCCTCTTTACAGCAGGACCCtgcatatgtacagtatgtggctAATGATACAATAGTTTAAAGTGTATTGCTAACACAATTATACTTATGTATTTACTTGTTTACTTACTTATTTACATACCTagctacttacttacttacttatttACTAACTTATTTATGTACTTACTGTATTTTATAAGTGACAGGCGTACATATTCATCACACAGTTTACTATGGATTCTCTTGTGATAATGATGTCACAGTCATGTCCTCTATCTTCACCACAGGGTTGTGTCTGATGGTGGTGATGCTGGCTGTCCTCACTGCTCCCACCACAACTCAAAAACCTGGTAAGAATTTGTATACTAATTTAATTACAATATATTCTACTTCCTGGATTAAACATTCTGAGAATCCCTCCTCAATGTTCCATCTGTATCTCTTTACTCTAGCTCTAGATGACTTTTCAGTGTCAGTCCCTGATGCTCCAATCACGGCATGGTCAggctcctctgtctctctaccttgtGAACTCTCACCTCTCTTCAATGCGGAGCCATTGGAGGTGCGCTGGTACCGGTCCGAGAACTCCTACAGCCCTGCCTTGTTGTACAAGGACCACAAGATCCAGGAGACCCCTGTGGACCCCCGGTACAGGGGCAGGGTTTCTCTAactggggggatggagagagggaacgTGTCCCTGACACTGGAGAGGGTGACGGTGGAAGACAGGGGGGAGTATGTGTGCCGTGTCAGCAGCGAACAATGGTTCGATAAGGCCAGTGTCTTCCTCACAGTGAAGGGTAAGTGGCTGGGGACAGGTTCACAGAACATATGCCTTGTCCAATCCTTTCATGGTTGTAACATGACCTCACACCCACCCTTTATATTTTCACTAGTATTAGGTGGTATCCCAGTTCTCTCTGTAGCTGaagcaagaggaggaggaggtcaggTGAACGTTACCTGTTTATCAGAGGGATGGTCACCACAACCGAAACTTTCATGGAAAAACAAAGAGGGGACAGAGATCAGAAATGAACAAGAAGTACTCAACACCTCTGGTAATTACTTCTAGAATCACTACACAGCTATACTGTATAGGTTTGAGT
This genomic window from Salvelinus namaycush isolate Seneca chromosome 8, SaNama_1.0, whole genome shotgun sequence contains:
- the LOC120052820 gene encoding butyrophilin subfamily 1 member A1-like, encoding MNSTIPLYSRTLHMYRLCLMVVMLAVLTAPTTTQKPALDDFSVSVPDAPITAWSGSSVSLPCELSPLFNAEPLEVRWYRSENSYSPALLYKDHKIQETPVDPRYRGRVSLTGGMERGNVSLTLERVTVEDRGEYVCRVSSEQWFDKASVFLTVKVLGGIPVLSVAEARGGGGQVNVTCLSEGWSPQPKLSWKNKEGTEIRNEQEVLNTSDPLGLVSVSSWLLNAPSYSDWLACTVSLSEEAKREGRILPHTAVPGVSKEAFIVTLVLLILSLVIICALCSVILWKRRGSRWSSSRKSRNRSETKNLIEGAENTIPRPTDQRAAGKEVNLEETKKRIERSHYILNMIYYNFDNVVT